AtagaattcaaaaaatttaaattccaaACATTATTGCAAATGGCCTTGTCTAAACGCTCAACAATCCCGCCTCTCTACCAAGTGAATTGCGAACCTTGGAAACGCAAGTCTTGAAACTGAGCTAAATCCATAAGATTGCCAAAAAAAGGGCACATTTTTTCCTAAAGTCTGTCCTCCTTTCTTTTCACTAGAGGAAATGATAGCATTGAAGTCACCAATCGCCATCCATAGAGATCCATGCAATGGAATAGTTTTTTGCAATGCCTCCCATAATTGTCTCTGTTTGCGGCTATTAGGGCTGCCATACACAAAAGAGACCAAGAAGGGCTACCTGAAAAAGATATCAGAAACTTTGACTAATACAAATTGGAGATGACTTTCTTGTACCTCCACACAACCTGACTCTCTCTATCCAATCCAGATACCGCTTGAAAACTCGACTGCCTCCACACTATGAGAATTTGAAAACCTAGCTTTGTAATAATCGAATCTACTTTTTCTCCACTGACCCTCGTTTCTAAAAGACTAATAAAATCCAGTCTATGTTCTCGATTATATTCACAGAAAACCCGAAGAAACTTCAAACTAGTATAACCTTAGCAATTCCAagagaaaatagtaaaattcataaataaaataaatatgagtaAGAATACCAACCACTTAAAAGGTAGCAGAAGCTTTGACACTACTGTCTTGGGTGTCAACTTTATCTGAAGAAATTTCCACTTGTGCACCAATAAGCTTTGCCATAGAATTCAGGGCTTCCGGAAGTGACACTCATGAACTACTAGCAGGTTTGAACCATCCCCCACACctacattattttatttaatgtttttctACTACACTTATTCCCTTTGTTACTCTCAACACCATGCCCTTTGGAAAAACCAGTGAGGTTTTCAAACGCCACAGAACTTTCTTTTACCATTTTTTGTTTGGAATTGGTATCCAAATTTTCCTTGAAAGTTACGACTGAATGTCGTTTAAGGTtacaaaaattagaatttaaaacaATCACTGATTTAAGGGGGCCTTCGAAGGTGGTGTTGAAGTGTAGATAAGAGGGCTTGTCGTGATTTTTTGTTTCGGGAGCAATTGGGTAAGACTACTGCATGTCCATTGTTCCTTTCAAAACTGAGTATGCTGAAGCAATATTTTGGCCACCAGCCTACTGGGGCCTAAGACTCTCTCCCAAAAGTGACCTAGCCTGCACCAGGCCAAAACACCAAGTATTCATTTCCTGTCAACATCCTTTTCCGCCAGTAACCTAATCTGCTCCTCAAGTCTACCACCATTTCATTGACCCAAACATCCTTTACCCGTGCTTTTTTTAGCCAATAGCCCAGATTGTTTCCCCCACCCCttgtcatttaattttttaataaaagcacATTGCTGAAACCTAGTTCCCCCCATTTTCGATTGTTTCGCCTCCATTCCCATAGATTGTGTTTCCAATGAAGATAACATTTCAAATATGGAACCAGACAGATTTTTTTTTGAGATGTTCGCCTTTAGATTTTGGTTGCCAACCTGATCGCTCTTAGATTTGCGCTCAACAACCATCCACAGACCGAAGGCTTCTCCTATCGTTACCGAAATTGGCTTGTTGTTTATCAGGCTAGAAGGATCCTCTTTACCACTGTGAGTGTTTCGATCTGCCAAAGAAGAAGGACAAAGACTTTTAAGATGACCATATTTTCCACATGAAaaacataactcaattaaagcCTCAAACTCCACTTGCGACACCTGGCCATTGACCACAACTTGCGCGGTAAGCAGGTTTCCCAGATCTACAAACGCGACCATTCTAGTGAATTTCCCTATTGCTTCACTATTCATTTTAATATCTAGTTTTTCCACTTTCCTGACCAAGCTTCCAATCTCCTTTAATATCTGTTTTTTGTACAGGAATCTCGGCAGGCTCGAAAAGCAGATCTAGGCCAAAGCCTCAGTTGGGAAACATTTTAAGGGGTCAAAGTCCACCGTCCACGGCTAGATTGTAAAATAGTTTCTAAACACTTTCCATGGACCTTGAGTTAGCGTCATATCATAGTCATCTTATTTTGGAATCGGACTAGGTAATACCCATTTGTTACATCGATTATGTGAAAAGGTTGAGAGGGTTTTCAGAGGCTGATAATACGATTATATAAGACTCCATGCCCTATATTGCGTCCCAATAACTTGACAACAACAGTATTTTCCATATCCTTTACTAGAATTTTTTTCAAGCAATCAGAAAAGTCGATAGTGGGAATTCCATTGATGGTGGATCTGAGGATATCACAATCCTTAAACTCTAGGTCCAAATCAGTGGCACTATTAAGAGATCCAGAACCCGTCCCTCCCAAAATTTTATCTTTCCATGAAAATCCACGGAGCCATATCTACTACCATATTCTCCATTGAGCCATCACTTTCATCCTGAAACCTAACTTTTTTGGTGTTACGATCCACGTTAGTGCTATCACCGTCACTAACCCGATCATCAGACAAAATCTCAACGTTGTTCATCACcgaatgtttttttttcaatgaaattaaatttttaaattcaattttgatGGGTATTAAAtgtatcttttaatttaaatacaataaacctatacatgtatatataagtACTAATTTACACTATTATTAATTAAAGGCACAttgattgttttataattataatcaatATTATCATCTgcacatattaaattatttaattttacttgttAAATAACATAATATTAGATTCATATTTGAAAGATTtttatagttattagaattataattaatttatactcTATGTAAATCTGCACGAGTAAGAAAACTAGGGTATATATTCAACTCTAATTTACTAATAACATAAGGTAAGGTAGTTCAGCCCTATTTTTGTACAACTACAGCTCCTTGGTGGGAATGAAAAAAAGCCAATACCTCTATCACAAAATAAGGCAAAGACTATATTAAGGGTTTGTTTGATAGggggaaaatattttccggaattGATTTTCCCCATTTTCCAGTGTTTGATTGgagtaaaatattttccttttggaAAATCAACTACAAAACACGGGAAAATGCCTTACAATTTTTGGGAAATTGTCTTACCGATTCAAtctccgtaagacattttcctaaaGCTCTCAGGCATTCTTCTCCCTAAGCTCCCTTCATCCATTCTTCTCCCTTCCTTCATTCCTTCAAATTTCCGTTATTGAAAGCTTCATTTTGGTTCAGAACTGGAAACCGCTGCTGGTATGTTGcaattccattttcatttttcgaCGGTTACTtcgtttatttttcatttctttttggcttttatgctccgtttatttttcatttctttttggcTGCTACTGCCGTTGCCATTTCTGCTTTCAAATGATGGGTaagctttcttcttcttttattcttCGTTCGGTTGTTAATGCTGGAAGCCATCTTTCTAATTtccactctttcttcttcttctaacaCCATTGCTACCCACATCGACTGCCTAAGTAAGAAACTGTCTTAAGAACAATCAGGGATTTGAAGGTGGTTGTGTGGCTAGGTTCCTTGGCAGGCTTTCTTTTGAACCTTTGAAAGAAAATCCTCTCTTTGGTCCTTCTTCTAATACGTATGTATCATGTTCCCCCTATCTTTAAATTTCACTTCTTTTTGCTGTCTCTGGTTTTCTGagattttgttcagtttttgtgtttttttaatgTGATGGGAAATTGGGTTGGAATTGAAGTTGAGGGTCCTTTTGCAACTTTCAATTCTAAAGAAGGGGAAAAAAAATTGCTTGCAAGTTTTAGATATGGACTGACGGTATCTTTTAGAAGTTGTTCATGTAGGAAGTTCTTATTTGATGATTCAACTGCAGTTCCCAATTGATCTTCTATAGGATTATCCTTGGATCATGCTAAAGGGTATATCAATCTGTGATTTATTTTGATTCTATTGGAAATTTGTGTCTGATATGATTGATACTATTTAAGGTTATTATTAGATTTGTTCTTCCTTGTTCATTTAGCAGCAATAGGAATTCTCAATATGAAATGTCATGGACTGATGCCTCCTGCACGATAACAATGGACTGAAGCTCTTTACCGCTGTGAAAGCATTGTAAAACAGGGAATGCTACATTCACGTGGTGAATTACTTCTAATGCTAGATGCCGATGGGGCTTCCAAGGTTACTGACCtagaaaaacttgaaaaccagGTTTGTAAAAGACTCTGACCACAGTCACTGAAGACATACTGTGTGATAAAAATTATCTAATTTTTTGTACTTCAGATCCATGCAATTGTGAGAAAAGATTATCACCCTGGTGATTCAGTAGCCGGAGAGGCAACTTTTAGAATTTCTGATATCCCAATAGTTGCATTTGGATCTCGTGCCCATCATGAGGAGAAAGCTCTAGCTACGGTTAAGTTTACTTACGATGCTTGCTATTTAATCATACTTTGATTGTCATTTCTAAGTTGCAGAGTTCTTCTTGTTGAATTTGTTAAATCTTCTATTTTTAGAGGAAGTGGTACCGCAATTTTTTGATGAAGGGTTTTCATCTTGTGGTTCTCTTGGCTGCTGGTCCTGGAATTCGTGATACGCAGGTATGTTCCTTCATTGTATGgatttctgtttctttttttggCCCAAGAAGCATATCTTTTATATTACTAACATAATATATTGAATTCTTTATTAACATTTTCCTGATCTGGAGTTTCTTCATAAAATGCAGTGTGGTTTTAAGATGTTTACTAGGTTTGCAGCAAGGAAGCTTTTTACCAATATCCGGTTGAAAAGGTGATCTCAGAGACACTATTGAACACCTATCCTTAAGCATTACTACTTGCTTATCCTGTCATTAAGACATCAAAGCAAATCTAAACTACATGCTTAGATCACTGTCCTGCCATCGACATGCTCATTTTCGCATTGAATACTCTGGTACTTTTCTGTGTTTCCTGTTTACAGCTAAACATCTAGTAAGGAGAAATAGACAATAGAAGATTAAAAAGTAGTGGATGGAGGTGAACTCGTAATGGAAATTCGGTTTTTCGTTGTTGTGAAAGAAATAATGACAAAGGGAATTAAGTCATCTTTTTAGTAATAGGTATTCATATTCAAGTTAGTTTCATCCTTCCGTATATCCACTGTTCTGAAAAGATTTGCCAAGTAATTTTGTATAGAAAATTTCAATTCTCTTTCCATTGAAACCTGAAGGATTCATGTCCCTCATTTTGGACACACTTTGGACTAACTTTGTTTTCAATTCTCTATTGGTCCTTGCTCTGATCCCTGTGAAAAACTCTGTAACTGAATCGGTCATGAAATATATGTGCAGGTGGTGTTTCGATGTTGAAATAGTTTTCCTTTGCAAATGGTTTGGTATTCCAATGCTGGAGATATCTGTAAACTGGTCCGAAATTCCAGGATCCAAGGTAAATCCATTGAGTATACCAAACATGCTTTGGGAGCTTGCCCTCATGTCCGTAGGATACAGAACTCGAATCTGGAAAATTAACTCCTGATGTCAGGATTTTCTCTGATCAATTGAGCAAAGATGAAAAATTACACACGGTGCAGTACTGATTCGATAACCTTAGGTTTTTCTTATACGTTCTTTGGGAAAACACTTATTACAATCAGATGAAACCAGTTTATCGGAGCTTGTTCTTTCTGGAATCCGCGGCTGGAACATGCAGTATTTTACAGTTGTAATATTAGTTGAGGTAGCATTTTTTTTAACAGTTTGATGATCGAATCGCGAACTTATTTCCTGGATAAGTACTTCATTACAGTATTCCCTACCCTACATTGCTCTGACATTTAATTTTTGAAGTATTCATATTTGGACATAAATATGATATATGATTGATACTATTTAAGGTTATTATTAGACTTGTACTGATACAAGTGCCTTGAAATTGTTCATTGGGGCATTCTGTCTACTTGTATTCACACAAGCCTGACTTGTTGCGAAATAAGTGTGCAAGGGCCCCCAAAACATGTCCGGAacacctaaaatcaagccaaaaccatTACCAATCATTCCCTAATATTTCtaaacattataaaacataaaacaccATCAAATCAACATATATTCCAAATAAAGCTCAACCAAGTTCACCGAGCTAACAAAATATTCAAGATGCGATGAGATTAGTTAAGATAGTAACTTCGCTTTAAGTCGAGCCTTTACCTACGCGTTGAAAAAATAATGCGTTAAGCTTGTAAAAACTTAGTAAATAGTCAAGAATTAAGCTTTGCCTTTGCAAGTAATCaatattaaacatataaataccTTGTTTATGATATATTAAAATGGAATTAAGTAGACATTAAGCATTAAGATTCTCAAAActatttattatatgttactcATCAATTCACTAATAAAtttcacttaccatttcattttagCCCAAATATAGATATAATAGGACATAAGGATATGAGGATAGAACACTGAATCACTAGAACaaatgtaaaaacaacttttccggaaaatattttcaggaaatctatcAAACAGCAGAAattattttacacagattcaatcaaacaccagaaaatattttccagtaaatcattttacagaaaagtaaaacattttccagaaatcattttacggaaaacattttactggcaatcaaacggaCCCTAAGATTATAAAACAACTGAAAATACATATGATTATAcccaaaaagaaattcaaaatattGTAAACTTATTTTTAACATCACAATTACATGCTTGGCTCCATTTTGAATTCTAGACTTCATTTACCTTAGTTTTTCTTTATTAATGTCTCAAATTTTATAAGATTTTTGTactgttaattttgaatttaattaggaatgagcttttcatttttatatttgattgttttgttttttttcctatTATTTTAAGGTTGATAGCAGTTGAATATGATCCTTTTGTGATCGACATTCCAAAGGTTTTCATGCGTATAGGTTTAGAatactttattttcatttttatttattgttcttttgAATTtgtttcatgctaataataaaaaaaaaagatgtctTAACATTGGGTAAGgtttttttaggtgttttcattctttccaattttgaattttaaaaccaACAATCCCAACTGGACAAAGGGTGGTGGTATGGGAGTTCTTCTCTCATAAAAAGTCGTTGCCCATTCCTTTTAGGAAGTCCTAATTTGACCAAAATTCCCCCGTTCTTATTAATTTGAAACTCTAAATGAGAACTAAATTATTGCATAAATTCAACTGCTCTGACCACTTTCTCATTAAAAGCTACAACAAAGTATTCTGAAGCTTTTCAACAGCCTTATCAAGAACATAGTTAAGCCTTGGTTCATTTCTAAgcactattttattttttataggcCATATCTCCAACAATGTGAATGCAAAGATAAGAAACCCAGGGAGTTTCGGTTTAGGTATCCACTCTTTTGCATTAAGATTGGCATCAAGTCATTGTTCCATGCTTGACTGAAGGAATGCTTTTTGCAGACTGTAATCCCAAATGGACTTGACTATAAGACATTGGTCAAACAAGTGCTCAATTAATTCGTTATTCTCTTGACATCTTAGGTACTGAAATCTTTTCCGAATGAAGATTTGGATTTTCAGAAGGAATTTTAGTTTCCAAACTCTTCTCCATTATTTCTCTAAAGGTGATGGAGGTTGTAAGATGTTAAGCTGCCTATCAACCAGCTCATATGCACTAGCGAGGGAGAGAAATattgtttttgtaaatttataacGTAGTCTATTATTATTTCCTGTTGACAAGGAGATTAGTATGGTCAAGAAAACGTCTAACATCTCTTGTGGAAGTTAAATTGATGATGTATTTGTGCTTTTAGCATCCCTACTCTTTTAGTCTTGGCAAAGGACATTGCCACCTCATCCTATTGCAATACGCCACATATCTTATTCCACAATGGCTCTGTAACGACCTGATTTGAGACAATGTTAGATTATGGGGTTTTTGAACTCAATTCCATAAATTGAGTTCGTGAAATTATAATAGGAGGATTACAAAGTTAGTATGAAAATATAGTAATAAATGATAGAGAAATTAAactaagaaaataattaattatagtataaagactaaattgtaaaagtttaatcgctattaaattttaatttggaaaatgcTTGAGGACCAAATTGATAATTAACCAAGGGACTGAAATGGTTATTAAAACATTGTTTCTTATATTATAGTGATAAACGAGAAACTAAAATATAGTAATAAATGATAGAGAAATTAAACTGAGAAAATAACTCTTATAATTataattctaattctaatatAAGCTTAAACCTATAGATCATCCAGAACATCAATTTCTTCCTCAAAGATGCCATGATTTTCCATAGATATCATGTTCCATGCATTACGCACTTAACCTCATATTTCTCGGATCGAAAGCATGTAAGGATGAAGTTAACGCCAAATTGTATGCAATACCGCTTGACAATAGCTACAAAAGCATCTTTGGAGTCAAACTCCATTCCAACCTCTAAATGAGCGAAATTTGTTGACGAAGACTCGTGCCCTAGTCTTCTATGAGGGAGGTCTGAGAATTCTAAACCTCCCTCAACAGCAATTTCAAGAGTTCATATGTATGGTGGGGGTTGGTAAGCTGTGAAACCTGGGTCATCTCATCGAGCAATGTCCACAGCTTCACCGTCAGATCCACCATCTTCTAGTTCAGTAACAATGCTATTCGATTATGAAATTACTGTAATTTTTGCACCATCGAACTTTGCTTCCTCTATCGTGTCGTTATCTACTTCTTCTTCCTCTTTGACCTCTTCGTTCTCTTCTCCCTATTCGTTATCAACCCTAGTTAGAAATCCAATGTTGGATGTGCCCTCACCAGTCAAGATTTTTGGGAGTAGATCATCTATTCTTATAAACCCTGGGTCAATCCCAAAATCATTCTTGTTTGAGCCACCATAATAACTTAATAGTGTGCCTGTCTTAGTGTTATTAGTGTTGAACATCAACgcgttgaaattaaaatcaaaggcACTAAACGAATGTTATATGGGTGTGTCCTAGGCCCAGTGACCAAATACCCTCGACTATTGACCGTTTCTGGACATACTaatgtctagagtgtgaatactacaatagAATGAAGAATTATAAGGCGGTATCCGCAAATATTCTGGttgagttgtaatatagattttagaacgaagtaggtaagtactccgaggattgtacccaagggaggcgagtactaaatcaatcttaacctaaacaattaaatatctaattaatactttaggTCACTTATAGTACAAAAGTAAAATAAGAGATAATTTTTGGGTTTCTTAAACTaaggaaataaaataacataaaaagagtAAAATTGCAAGAAATAGAGAGAAATAAAGTGAATCAAATTGAAGATAGGTGATTAGCTTGCTTAAGCAATCTCAATCAACTGTCGTCCTGGGTtcttcgtcaatcaactagtcgctaccctagtaggatcttttGATCTTCCATTAACATAATGAGTTAGGTAGAACGACCTATCTACCGACCTCATAGTCCAAACTAgtttggggttaaggtgttcatggatggacaataccaatttttggttaattcccaccttgatgacttcctgggGTTGTtaagcctagggtttgtttcatgttcttcctTTCTCAAACAATTAATCTATTgaataaccctacaaaatagttaagagatcatgcttccactcgctaatcccccatagaaagATTAATTCCTCATTgctttcataaacaacatggaatAAATGGAAGAAGTAATCATAGGGAATGGATTGAAATAGAGAGTTTAAGAAAAGCATGATTGATATTAATTGTAAGCACGAATCCACAGAAGTTAGTCTCCTTTACAATCTGATCTCATGAAGAAAGTAAATAACTAAAACTAGGAAAACCTAAGATGGAAAGAAACAAGACTAAATTTAACGAAAGAAAAATAGGTTAAAACTTAGATGTTCTTTACATGTGCTAAATTGGCCTATTTATAGCCATCATGTAGCCGttatccttaaccctaggttagttaacgttttcaaccttacagttcgattgtgcagaccaaaattcCTCTATTTCGTGTTTTATTCCCGTTACAGAGTCGATGTCACGACACATCAGGACATATGTCACGACATAGCAACTAGAATGTTCTTTTATAGCCATCTTCAGGGGTACGTCGCAACACCCTCAGTCTGTGTCACTACATTGAAGGTAGTTTCTCACTTTCTTTATTCTTCTAGATATGTTGGGACATCAGATCCCCCATGTTGCGACATAACATCCAGTATTGACCTAAAATGCTCTCTAATGGTCTTATGCACAGTCACAAATTACGTTAGCTTTCCCTTAGGCCTCATCCGgcccttaaggttaataaaagactcgatgtgcacattttattgaatgcaAACAAAACTAAGGAAACtgaattaaaatataactaaaatgcttatattcaagctccttaaatgtgaaaactagtttaatccgGTACACTAAATACGGCAGATCAAACTttcccacacttaagtcattgcttgtcctcaaggaaCATAAACAaagattaaaaaatgaaaatgacgaCCCTTGAGCAATTATGGTACAAGTATTGATTTCAGAGTATATGACTTAGGCATTTCGCGTTTACTAACAATTTCAACACGATGAGTAGTTGACTTACCACCTTTGAtcacaaacatctaagttcagtatgttacaaaatatacaagtattaaggtTCTCACCTATAtgaatccatcaacaaatcatacaagtactttgattatccgaGCAGAATATAAATAATCATTTATGTGAATGTTTAGTATGATGTTCATTCATGCATAAAAATACTTAGGTCACATagggcttttcggcttgtaacgttctaaggcttaggacaggtatggaattcaaaaacGGTAAGCATCAGTGggttaaaaatacaaatataatttggcacATCGTATTGATCCTTATTTTTCTCCATCAGTGACCATTTTCCGCTCTTcgctttatttctctttctcccaCCTTCCTTGTTGCTCCATATATAGGAAGtcatagcatgacatagtaactatGGCTAGTCTTACGAGTTTTTGTACACTAATGAACGagttttcatttcttttgtgacttttctctttttcaataaaTCTCACTCATAAATGTTTTTTTCGCTAATTTAGGGCCTTTTTTACTTgtactaattttctttttggaTGTTTTTTATTCTGCACATTAGGCTAACCTATAATTCCCATATCACactaatctttcctatttcactttaattttacaaattctgccatgatgtatctacttaaccctcaatacgtatggccagACGTCTATAATCATGCAATgtaggaccaaagaaaaagggaaaattcaaATTAACGTTATTAGGCTTGGGGCTTGTATTAAGGTTTATCAAGAAATGTTAATAAGCTCaaaattggtactaaaggtgAAATATAAATAGGACAGCTTTTTGGCTCTGGATGTGTTCCTTAGGTCATCCTTAAATGTCTCAATATGCACGAATTTAATCAACCGAACAAAcaaaaattcaaccatttatcatttaTACTAGCATGatcgtttccttgtattttctacaTCACTTGGTACAAATGATATCTAATACCTACTTACaatgtaacatatagaactttagtagtctaataatcaaaaacttaaaatctcctatcatcatgccaaacttattcataaaaataagcaacgtatgtacatgctcctatctagaggtgctcatgggccgagcCGGGCTGGGTTCGGGCCAGGCTCAACTAAAAACTTAGGCTCATTCATTGGGCTCGAGTCAGGccgggcccaaaaaatgggcctaaaattttgcccaagcccgacccaaataaaaatgctaaaaccccgGCCCGtcccgcccgtattaatttttatattattttatataatttctaaatatatataatacatcaaaaatactaaaaaaatcaaaataaatattttccaacaaattgaaaataaattttaaaaaatatgtagacttaaataacactaagatagatgcaacttaacaagcaaatacctctaaaataataacaaaattaacaaatgcctttaaaataataacaaaattaataataaaataagttttatgcaatatccaaataataagaACAgcatagtagcaacataatagtaatatggtagcaaaataaggagaaaaaaacaagaaaacaacat
This window of the Gossypium hirsutum isolate 1008001.06 chromosome A09, Gossypium_hirsutum_v2.1, whole genome shotgun sequence genome carries:
- the LOC107918021 gene encoding dolichyl-phosphate beta-glucosyltransferase, whose product is MPYNFWEILHFGSELETAAVRNCLKNNQGFEGGCVARFLGRLSFEPLKENPLFGPSSNTIVKQGMLHSRGELLLMLDADGASKVTDLEKLENQIHAIVRKDYHPGDSVAGEATFRISDIPIVAFGSRAHHEEKALATRKWYRNFLMKGFHLVVLLAAGPGIRDTQCGFKMFTRFAARKLFTNIRLKRWCFDVEIVFLCKWFGIPMLEISVNWSEIPGSKVNPLSIPNMLWELALMSVGYRTRIWKINS